GCGCCTACAAGGACGAAAGCATGAAGGCGCTCAAAACGTTCATGATATTGACATAATATGGCTATCACTACTAACAACTCAAAGCTACTCCCCTAACCTAAGTCCATAGATGGCCGTTAGACCTTCAAATCAAAACCAATAGAATGAAACAAATATTGCTTTTAGTGCTGGTATCAATTAGTTTGAAAAGTTGGGCACAGGATTCCTCAGACTATTATTATGAACTACCTGAACCAGCAGACAGCTATACCGCAGGCTCCGTTGCTTCCCGGCTACTCGATGGACTCGGTTATCGGTATTATTGGGCCACCGCTGGTTTGACAGAGGATGATTATAGCTTCCAACCAAACGATGAGGCTCGTAGCACTGGAGAAACCATCGATCACGTATGGGGACTGAGTGTAATTATCAGAAATGCGGCACAGCAAAAAGTTACTGACTTTAGTAAAATCGAAGGTCCTTCAACCTTCGAAGAGAAAAGAATAAGCACTTTGGAAAATATCAGAATAGCAAGTTTGATTTTGAAACAAAGCAAAGATCAAGATTTGGCTAAGTATGACTTGAACTTCTCAACCGGAGAGGGAATCAAGTCCTATCCCTTCTGGAATGGAATCAATGGACCCATTGCAGATGCAATTTGGCATGCGGGTCAGTTGGCTTCTTTCAGACGCAGTTCGGGCAACCCCATCAATCCCAACGCAAGTATGATGACAGGAAAAATAAAGACGAACTAGGCAATCCCATTTCCCAAAGGAAAAATCAAGGTAAAAACGCTTCCCTTACCCGGTTCAGAATCAACCGTAAGGGAGGCTCCTAATAGCTGTCCATATTCTCTTGCTAGACTAAGTCCGAGTCCCAAACCATCGGCCACCCCACCTTCGCTAACGTCTTGCAAAAAACGATCGAAAATCTTTTCCTGCATTTCCATTTTGATACCCAGGCCCGTATCTGCTACATATATTTGGTAATGGGTTTCGGTTATTTCATACCCAATCTTTACCTCTCCTGATTTGGTAAATTTTACTGCATTTTCAATAAGGCTACTCATTATTCGAGACAGCAACCCTCGGTCTGTTACCAGTTCGGATTGATCCGGATGACTATTATTCAAAATCAAATGCAGCCCCTTTGCCTTGGCCTCCAATAAATGTTTGTCATGCAATTCGCACATCAACTTGTAGAGAGAAAAATGTGTGTTTTTCAAAACGACTTGTTTCGTTTCTAATTGAGAAATATCCATGATATCATTAATCACAGTCAATAGCTTCCTGCAACTTTTATGAATAAAACCCACATATTTTTCTCTATCCTGATGAGTCAAGTCCTCATTCAACAACAAATCTGAAAAGCCCACGATTGCATTCATAGGAGTTCGGACTTCATGGGACATATTGTTCAGGAATTTGGTTTTGAGTCTATCACTTTCCTCGGCCCGTTCTTTGGCTATCTTCAGTTCATAATTATTCTTTTTCATGGCTTCTTCAGCCAGTACTCGATCCGTAATATCCGTAAGATATCCTTCGAGCATTTCTAGATTATCTCCATTAAATATTCCCGATCCCGATTCCTCAATCCACCTCCAATGACCATCCTTGTGTTTAATGCGATAAACAATATTGAAAACTTCCTTGTTCTCAATGGCCTTCTCTACTATTGGGCCAATTTTCTTTTCATCTCCAGGATGATAGAGTTCCACAAAACTGATGCGATCATCCAAAAAATCCTGCCGCGTATACCCGGTAACTACTTCCACCGCATCGTTGACGAGTAACATAGAGTAGCGATCGTCATTGAGACAGAGGTAGGCAACTCCAGGCAAATGATCCAATAAGATTTTAAATCTCTGGTCACTTTTTCTCAACTTTTCCTCTATCTGAGACTGCAACAAAAGCCGCTTTTTAAGGGCTTGATTCTCCTTTTGTAGAAAATCATTCTGTTCCTTCATTTTGGACAATTCAGATTCCTGTTGATCAACCTCAGACATTAAAATAAAGATTAGAAAAAGACATGATCAGATAATTTACTACGAAATTGGATGAGTTACCAATTTTTATTCACACATACTCAGCTCTACCCTAGCACCCAACAACAATTGCTAATATCTCACTCATCACACAAGATTTTTAGCAAATCCAGCGAATGTAAAATGTTATGCATGAATACTTTTGGTAATGACTGAATCAAGACCTAATTTATTTTCCAAACTTACTATATTAGAGGCAACAAGAAGAGGTGAATTGGCAGCTTAAAAAGTGACTTTTCATCTGATAGAACTAAATTATTAACAACGTTAACAAAAATAGAAAGCATGAAGATACTGGTTTGTATAACACACGTACCTGATACGACTTCAAAGATTTCCTTTACGGATAACAATACCAAGTTTGACAAAACTGGAGTACAATATATAATCGGACCTTACGATGACTATGCCCTTGCTCGAGCTGTGGAATTAAAAGAACAAAGCAGTGGCAGTATCACGGTCCTGAATGTAGGAGAGGCAGAAACAGAGCCTACTTTAAGAAAGGCTTTGGCTATTGGTGCGGATGACGCCATTCGTGTCAATGCAGATCCAGTAGATTCATTTTTTGTAGCCAATCAGATTGCCAATATTGCCAAGGAAGGAAACTACGACCTCATCATGATGGGACGTGAGTCTATCGATTTCAACAATGGAGTAGTGCATGGTATGGTTGCAGAGATTTTGGGCATCCCTGGTCTTTCACCTGTTATGACTTTGGATATCGAAGGCACTACCGCCAAGATGACACGAGAGATTGAAGGAGGTAAAGAATCACTGGAAGCAGAACTACCATTAGTTCTGGGATGCCAGGAGCCGATTGCGGAGTGGAAAATCCCGAATATGAGAGGGATCATGACTGCCAGATC
This is a stretch of genomic DNA from Reichenbachiella ulvae. It encodes these proteins:
- a CDS encoding PAS domain-containing sensor histidine kinase, yielding MSEVDQQESELSKMKEQNDFLQKENQALKKRLLLQSQIEEKLRKSDQRFKILLDHLPGVAYLCLNDDRYSMLLVNDAVEVVTGYTRQDFLDDRISFVELYHPGDEKKIGPIVEKAIENKEVFNIVYRIKHKDGHWRWIEESGSGIFNGDNLEMLEGYLTDITDRVLAEEAMKKNNYELKIAKERAEESDRLKTKFLNNMSHEVRTPMNAIVGFSDLLLNEDLTHQDREKYVGFIHKSCRKLLTVINDIMDISQLETKQVVLKNTHFSLYKLMCELHDKHLLEAKAKGLHLILNNSHPDQSELVTDRGLLSRIMSSLIENAVKFTKSGEVKIGYEITETHYQIYVADTGLGIKMEMQEKIFDRFLQDVSEGGVADGLGLGLSLAREYGQLLGASLTVDSEPGKGSVFTLIFPLGNGIA
- a CDS encoding electron transfer flavoprotein subunit beta/FixA family protein; translation: MKILVCITHVPDTTSKISFTDNNTKFDKTGVQYIIGPYDDYALARAVELKEQSSGSITVLNVGEAETEPTLRKALAIGADDAIRVNADPVDSFFVANQIANIAKEGNYDLIMMGRESIDFNNGVVHGMVAEILGIPGLSPVMTLDIEGTTAKMTREIEGGKESLEAELPLVLGCQEPIAEWKIPNMRGIMTARSKPLNVVEPSDNSVRTQLNNYEMPAEKGAVKMVDADNVSELVNLLKNEAKVI